From a single Nitrospirae bacterium CG2_30_53_67 genomic region:
- a CDS encoding septum formation protein Maf, whose amino-acid sequence MKRLILASASPRRRDLLAEVGLRFEVIPSSVEEEHQDGLSPLEVARTLAGEKAADVASRLTSGIVIGADTIVVLDGEILGKPKDPEDAFQMLRRLSGRSHEVITALVLIEAESGKMMTGQETTRVFFKEMTDREISAYISTGEPMDKAGAYGIQGKGMLLVRRIQGCYTNVVGLPMMKLTEMLSEMGVRIL is encoded by the coding sequence ATGAAAAGACTGATCCTGGCTTCCGCGTCTCCGCGTCGTCGAGATCTGCTCGCAGAGGTGGGACTGCGTTTTGAGGTGATTCCCAGCTCCGTTGAGGAAGAGCATCAAGACGGCTTATCGCCTCTTGAGGTTGCACGGACCCTGGCCGGGGAAAAGGCGGCTGACGTGGCTTCCCGGCTTACGTCCGGGATCGTCATCGGAGCGGATACCATCGTTGTCTTGGACGGGGAGATTCTCGGCAAGCCCAAGGATCCGGAAGATGCATTCCAAATGCTGCGCAGACTTTCCGGAAGGTCCCATGAGGTCATCACGGCGCTGGTCCTGATCGAAGCAGAAAGCGGCAAGATGATGACCGGCCAAGAGACCACGCGGGTCTTCTTCAAAGAGATGACCGACCGGGAGATCTCGGCTTACATCTCGACCGGTGAACCCATGGACAAGGCCGGCGCCTACGGAATCCAGGGGAAGGGGATGCTCTTGGTACGAAGGATCCAAGGCTGCTATACCAACGTGGTTGGTCTTCCCATGATGAAGCTCACCGAGATGCTTTCTGAGATGGGAGTAAGGATCCTCTGA
- a CDS encoding peptidase, whose protein sequence is MPLINEKRLDEHIRSVKEPYEKSLERLVEIPTVSSDPACKQNIRKAAVLTAGILKSFGIHAEVLWTPGHPVVIGTMGTNKKHRTVLIYNHLDVQPADPSQWDQDPFKLTIHAGRYGGRGTTDDKGPALTALFAAAYALKQGVPLNFRFVWEFEEEIGSPNFEKAIRSRKTLLQAHSIMVSDTVWVLRNKPAIPYGIRGLLTASLFLETGSRDVHSGLAGGAARNPIGELCRLITACYDPVTGRVKIPGFYDDMLPPGKKERRNFEGVGFRISGFKKAHGLKKIRFEKTAQVLNAIWLRPTFEVHGIAGGYTGKGIKTVIPQKAEAKISMRLVPGQDPGKIFSQFRAFVKGENPDIHVRPEAFLDPYLSPADGEHLQAASDAMQFGFQKKPALIREGGSIGAVVNLNKIFKIPVIFLGLSLPEHGYHAPNEYFEWTQVTGGMRTFAHYFERISRII, encoded by the coding sequence ATGCCTTTAATCAACGAAAAAAGGTTGGACGAACATATCCGTTCCGTGAAGGAACCGTATGAAAAGAGTTTAGAACGTTTGGTGGAAATCCCTACAGTCAGTTCCGACCCGGCATGCAAGCAAAATATCCGGAAGGCCGCGGTTTTGACGGCGGGAATCCTGAAATCGTTCGGCATTCATGCGGAAGTTTTATGGACACCCGGCCATCCTGTGGTGATCGGGACCATGGGTACGAATAAAAAACATCGGACGGTTCTTATTTATAACCATCTGGACGTGCAGCCTGCGGATCCATCGCAGTGGGACCAGGACCCATTCAAATTGACGATCCATGCCGGCCGATACGGCGGACGGGGCACGACCGACGACAAAGGCCCGGCCTTAACCGCCCTTTTTGCTGCAGCATACGCTCTGAAACAAGGGGTTCCCCTGAATTTCCGTTTTGTCTGGGAATTTGAAGAGGAGATCGGAAGCCCGAATTTTGAAAAAGCCATCCGATCAAGGAAAACCCTTCTCCAGGCCCATTCGATCATGGTTTCAGATACCGTCTGGGTCTTACGAAACAAACCCGCCATCCCATACGGCATCCGGGGACTCCTGACCGCAAGCCTTTTTCTTGAAACCGGCAGCCGGGATGTTCATTCAGGATTGGCCGGAGGCGCGGCCAGGAACCCCATCGGAGAGCTTTGCAGGCTGATCACAGCGTGTTATGATCCTGTGACGGGCCGAGTGAAGATCCCCGGATTTTATGACGACATGCTGCCTCCAGGCAAGAAAGAACGGCGAAACTTCGAGGGGGTCGGCTTCAGGATTTCCGGCTTCAAGAAGGCGCATGGATTAAAGAAGATCCGTTTTGAGAAGACCGCACAGGTTCTAAACGCCATCTGGTTGAGGCCGACCTTCGAGGTTCACGGCATTGCAGGCGGATACACCGGGAAAGGGATCAAGACCGTGATCCCTCAAAAGGCAGAGGCCAAAATCAGCATGAGGCTGGTCCCGGGACAAGACCCGGGAAAAATCTTCTCTCAGTTTCGAGCTTTCGTAAAGGGTGAGAATCCTGACATCCATGTCCGTCCTGAAGCCTTTCTCGATCCCTATCTTTCCCCCGCAGATGGAGAGCACCTTCAAGCGGCTTCTGATGCCATGCAATTCGGATTTCAGAAAAAACCCGCCTTGATCCGGGAAGGAGGATCCATCGGGGCCGTGGTGAACCTAAATAAAATTTTTAAAATCCCTGTTATTTTCTTAGGACTCTCTCTCCCGGAACACGGGTATCATGCGCCTAATGAATATTTTGAATGGACTCAGGTCACGGGAGGGATGCGAACCTTTGCACACTACTTTGAACGGATCAGCCGGATTATTTAG